The following coding sequences are from one Panicum hallii strain FIL2 chromosome 5, PHallii_v3.1, whole genome shotgun sequence window:
- the LOC112894035 gene encoding keratin, type II cytoskeletal 1-like isoform X1: MSYWGSRSHFAGGQSNGNDQQDGYGGGAQQYEATGGGKKRGSSRLKKSSGNKKDADAADDYPKSYANAGSTDEAGDNRYNNRNNSYGSNGGSDDYNSGGGNNRYNAGSVVLGAPYYGGGGGYGNSSPYRGGGGYGNSSPYRGGGGGGYGNSAPYGTGGDGGAFWAPQDGTRSPLYISTREVHVYGSPGYDNDSQSNDQRRRGGGGGFFGPAFHAVGHFFDRKFGLNDRD, from the coding sequence ATGTCATACTGGGGCAGCAGATCACACTTCGCCGGCGGCCAGAGCAACGGCAACGACCAGCAGGACGGGTACGGTGGCGGCGCCCAGCAGTATGAAGCGACCGGCGGCGGCAAGAAACGCGGGTCCTCGAGGCTGAAGAAGAGCAGCGGCAACAAGAAAgacgccgacgccgccgacGACTACCCCAAGTCGTACGCCAACGCCGGCAGCACCGACGAGGCCGGCGACAACCGCTACAACAACAGGAACAACAGCTACGGCAGCAACGGCGGTAGCGACGACTACAACAGCGGCGGTGGCAACAACCGCTACAACGCCGGCAGCGTAGTCCTAGGCGCGCCCtactacggcggcggcggcggctacggaAACAGCTCTCCctaccgcggcggcggcggctacggaAACAGCTCTCCctaccgcggcggcggcggcggcggctacggcAACAGCGCTCCCTACGGCACCGGCGGTGACGGCGGGGCGTTCTGGGCTCCCCAGGACGGCACCAGGTCCCCCTTGTACATCAGCACCAGGGAGGTGCACGTGTACGGCTCGCCGGGGTACGACAACGACAGCCAGAGCAACGACCAGAggaggagaggcggcggcggcgggttctTCGGCCCGGCGTTCCACGCCGTCGGCCACTTCTTCGACCGCAAGTTCGGCCTCAACGACAGGGACTGA
- the LOC112894035 gene encoding keratin, type I cytoskeletal 9-like isoform X2, giving the protein MSYWGSRSHFAGGQSNGNDQQDGYGGGAQQYEATGGGKKRGSSRLKKSSGNKKDADAADDYPKSYANAGSTDEAGDNRYNNRNNSYGSNGGSDDYNSGGGNNRYNAGSVVLGAPYYGGGGGYGNSSPYRGGGGGGYGNSAPYGTGGDGGAFWAPQDGTRSPLYISTREVHVYGSPGYDNDSQSNDQRRRGGGGGFFGPAFHAVGHFFDRKFGLNDRD; this is encoded by the exons ATGTCATACTGGGGCAGCAGATCACACTTCGCCGGCGGCCAGAGCAACGGCAACGACCAGCAGGACGGGTACGGTGGCGGCGCCCAGCAGTATGAAGCGACCGGCGGCGGCAAGAAACGCGGGTCCTCGAGGCTGAAGAAGAGCAGCGGCAACAAGAAAgacgccgacgccgccgacGACTACCCCAAGTCGTACGCCAACGCCGGCAGCACCGACGAGGCCGGCGACAACCGCTACAACAACAGGAACAACAGCTACGGCAGCAACGGCGGTAGCGACGACTACAACAGCGGCGGTGGCAACAACCGCTACAACGCCGGCAGCGTAGTCCTAGGCGCGCCCtactacg gcggcggcggcggctacggaAACAGCTCTCCctaccgcggcggcggcggcggcggctacggcAACAGCGCTCCCTACGGCACCGGCGGTGACGGCGGGGCGTTCTGGGCTCCCCAGGACGGCACCAGGTCCCCCTTGTACATCAGCACCAGGGAGGTGCACGTGTACGGCTCGCCGGGGTACGACAACGACAGCCAGAGCAACGACCAGAggaggagaggcggcggcggcgggttctTCGGCCCGGCGTTCCACGCCGTCGGCCACTTCTTCGACCGCAAGTTCGGCCTCAACGACAGGGACTGA
- the LOC112893757 gene encoding peptidyl-prolyl cis-trans isomerase FKBP15-1-like produces the protein MGTKRQLICLAAAVAAAAILLTASAKKSRDVTELQIGVKYKPESCTLLAHKGDKIKVHYRGTLTDGSVFDSSYDRGDPFEFTLGNGQVIKGWDQGLLGMCVGEKRKLKIPAKMGYGERGSPPKIPGGATLIFDTELIAVNGKTSGDAKAESNSEL, from the exons ATGGGGACGAAGCGGCAGCTGatctgcctcgccgccgccgtcgccgccgcggccatCCTCCTGACAG CGTCGGCAAAGAAGTCCCGCGACGTCACCGAGCTTCAGATCGGCGTCAAG TACAAGCCAGAGTCATGCACCCTGCTAGCACACAAAGGCGATAAAATTAAGGTCCATTATCGT GGGACACTCACTGATGGATCAGTATTTGATTCTAGCTACGACAGAGGTGACCCATTTGAATTTACTCTTGGAAATGGCCAAGTGATAAAAG GTTGGGACCAAGGATTACTAGGTATGTGCGTCGGTGAAAAGCGGAAGCTAAAGATACCTGCAAAGATGGGTTATGGTGAGCGAGGCTCCCCACCGAAGATTCCGG GTGGAGCAACTCTGATCTTTGACACGGAGCTTATCGCGGTCAATGGAAAGACATCTGGTGATGCAAAGGCAGAAAGCAATAGCGAGCTTTAA
- the LOC112895044 gene encoding transcription factor bHLH77-like — MNCGPPDQLPPASAPSAPSCFLNLNWDQSMAAAAAGDHLDPALSSMVSSPASNSTAAAATDGLALHGISPQPQYGGTPLSSPPKLNLSMMGQFHHYQPPQVGGAGPGGLPILENLMPMGHLDQFLADPGFAERAARLSGFDGRPGGSGYGGAVPGQFGLPDAGPVGALKELELGNGRDESSVSDPASASAEMALKGPSDGNAKKRKASGKGKGKDGPGSTAAKDPAKEESSGKRCKSADESNGAEDNSGKGKAAQSNSENGGKKQGKDTSKPPEPPKDYIHVRARRGEATDSHSLAERVRREKISQRMKLLQDLVPGCNKVVGKAVMLDEIINYVQSLQRQVEFLSMKLATVNPQLDFNNLPNLLPKDIHQSCGPMQNSHFPLETSGAPLPYLNQSHQGSPLGCSLTNGMDNQSNMHPLDPAFCRQMNSQHPFLNGVSDAASQVGTFWQDDLQSVVHMDIGQGQEIAATSSNSYNGSLQTVHMKMEL; from the exons ATGAACTGTGGGCCGCCCGACCAGctgccgccggcgtcggcgcCGTCGGCGCCGTCGTGCTTCCTCAACCTCAACTGGGACCagtccatggccgccgccgcggccggcgacCACCTCGACCCGGCGCTCAGCTCGATGGTCTCCTCCCCGGCGTCCAACTcgacggccgccgcggcgactGATGGGCTCGCTCTGCACGGGATCTCGCCGCAGCCGCAGTACGGCGGCACGCCTCTCAGCTCGCCCCCCAAGCTCAACCTCTCCATGATGGGCCAGTTCCACCACTACCAGCCGCCGCAAGTCGGTGGCGCCGGACCCGGCGGCTTGCCAATCCTGGAGAACTTGATGCCGATGGGCCACCTGGACCAGTTCCTCGCCGACCCAGGCTTCGCCGAGCGCGCGGCGAGGCTTTCCGGCTTTGATGGCCGCCCCGGTGGAAGCGGCTATGGCGGCGCCGTGCCGGGACAGTTCGGCCTCCCGGACGCCGGCCCCGTCGGTGCATTGAAGGAGCTGGAGCTCGGGAACGGCCGGGATGAGTCATCGGTGTCCGATCCGGCGTCGGCCAGCGCGGAGATGGCGTTGAAAGGTCCTTCCGACGGCAATGCAAAGAAGCGGAAGGCCAGCGGGAAGGGGAAAGGCAAGGACGGCCCTGGGTCCACCGCCGCAAAGGATCCCGCCAAG GAGGAATCCAGTGGGAAGCGGTGCAAATCGGCGGACGAGAGCAATGGCGCGGAGGACAACTCCGGCAAGGGGAAGGCCGCGCAGAGCAACAGCGAGAATGGTGGCAAGAAGCAGGGGAAGGACACATCGAAGCCCCCCGAGCCGCCCAAGGACTATATCCATGTCCGGGCGAGGCGCGGTGAGGCGACAGACAGCCACAGCCTTGCTGAGAGG GTGAGAAGGGAAAAGATCAGCCAGAGGATGAAGCTGCTGCAGGATCTTGTGCCGGGTTGCAACAAG GTGGTTGGCAAGGCAGTCATGCTCGATGAAATCATAAACTATGTGCAGTCCTTGCAACGGCAAGTCGAG TTCCTGTCCATGAAATTGGCTACTGTGAATCCCCAGCTGGACTTCAACAATTTGCCTAACCTCCTTCCTAAAGAT ATACACCAGTCCTGCGGCCCGATGCAGAACTCGCATTTTCCACTGGAGACCTCAGGTGCACCGCTGCCATACCTTAACCAGTCTCACCAGGGGAGCCCTCTAGGTTGCAGCCTGACCAATGGCATGGACAACCAAAGTAATATGCACCCACTTGACCCAGCATTTTGCCGGCAGATGAATTCTCAACATCCTTTTCTCAATGGAGTTAGCGATGCGGCCTCGCAG GTTGGGACTTTTTGGCAAGATGATCTTCAAAGTGTTGTTCATATGGATATTGGGCAAGGTCAGGAGATTGCAGCCACCTCTTCGAACAGCTACAATG GTTCGTTGCAAACAGTCCACATGAAAATGGAGCTTTGA